AACTTCATAACTTCACCACCACCCGAAAAACACTACCACATCCTTATTGGCaagaaaagggaataaaaaaaaaagatcagcaTATTAAAATCCTGAATATTGGAGCTAAAACCCTGACATCTTTCTAATAGGATTAGGGTGGGAAGAACTATGTTACAAAACAGTCTTAAAGCACCCTTCTTTGTTATTTGGAATACACTGTAAAGAAACAAGAACTGTGCTACTGCTACTAACAAAAGAAGCAACAGGAACTTTCTAAGCCATCATAACTTAAAATAATTGTAGATAAATGGAATACTCAACTCAGTAACATTAGCAGTACATTAATAAACAGTAGTACATTAAACActggtgaattttttttcagacccCTCAAAACATAGCTTAAGAGAGAATAAGGATCTTTACTACTCTCTTACCAGAAGCATTAGCAATAATCTAGTATGACACATATTAAAACTGCTATTAACAGTAGATATAGGTGAAGCTACAAATTATACATACATTACTTATTAATGGACCAGTCACATAAACTCCCTGCTTGTCCATTAAATGATGTCTCACAGGTGGGAAAACACTGATGACTGGTTTTTCCTGAGGAAACTGAGGTGGAAGCAAGCTGCAAGTACAAGAGTAATCATTACTACAGCTTCATCTCATGATAAAGTTAGCATAAGAGGGTTTCCTATACAAAGGAAGAGAACTATTAATTACATAAACTTACTTTTCTACAAGAAGAGTTATAGAGAAAAATAAGAGTGTAGGAAGCACGCAAAAGGATTATTAAATTACAAAATTAGAAGTAAGACAGATTAGAATATTAGACTTCCAAGGAACTGAAGACAGCATTTACTGGGCAAAACTGTAGTCTAGCAATGAAGAAATTATGTGCtcagacaaagaaaaagctgtagcataacaagaatattttctaataCAGATGTTATTGCTACAAAGCCAATGCAGTGCAACCTCCAAGAATATCAGGCAAGTTATCAGGCTAAAGTAATAAAAAACTTGTGACTAGAATACCATCAATATTTGCCAGAGCAAAAGCACTCCCAATGTAAATTCACAGGAAATGTTACAACAAATTACTTAAGTTATAATCGAGATGCTTCCTTGGGTAAGATTTATGCGTTAAAGGAAATCAGTACATTACTAAGtaatcttattttcatttgtaggGTATTTGAGGTCATCGGAAACTCTCAAGCATTTTCTCCTACTTACTTTCAGCTAAAACTACACAGGTATCTTAGAAGCTGAGCACAGCAAAATATAGTTTTGCTTCCAGCTGAGCACCTGCATCTTGTACAGAATTAGTTTTATTCATATCACTACAACTACTAACCAAATCCAGGTTACAGTTCCTGGAATTACTTATGAGATGGGTACCACATATGTTCTATTACTACTTCTTTTTGAGAAcagttttaattttcaagatGTGCATAGAGATATCTCACTCTACTTACATGTTAATATTAATTGTCAAGTTGTTTACAGTGAACGGCAGTCGATATTCCACATCTTTCTGAATTTCTGCAATGCTgtcaaagaagagaaattgtTATCATCCAATTCATGGTCAATGCAACAGCCTGAAGTCTAAAAGAAGACACGACCTCAGACCTTTGTGtttaatttagttttgaaaAGCCTTGTAAGAATACAGTTGAAAATGCTGGAATAAGTTAATATGCTTCAGAATGCTACACTGAATGTTAAGATTAAACCAAAAAATAGCAGATTCAACTTTTGAACTTCATAGATGATCACAAGCAATGGAAAGGCAGTAGGAGAAATTGTGGTACTCGAAGACCTGACAACAATCTCAACTTATTTTTCTCCACTTACTGGCATAATTTCGGACATCaagtcagtaatttttttttatatactgaattttatctAGTAAAACATTTACTTTGTGAAAGCATTAAACTTGGTTCACAACTAAGTACTGCTCTGCAATGCTGCCTATAAATCAATATTTGGAACACAGATCACACTAGGCATTCTTCCTTAACAGATTAACTTATTTAATAGTAGTTTCCTTCCACATGTATCAAGTTCTATGAACTTGCACAGATATTTTCAAGAATTATCTGGAGAAGAGCTAGTTGCAAGAATGAAAGCTCCGTAATCCAACAACACTCAAGACACAGACCCCCACCAAGTGATCAAATGTGTATTTTACAAAATCTATTAAGACTAAATCCAAAGTTGATTCTCCTGTAACGGGTAAGTTCTTGAGAAAACTATATAAATCAGCTGTCTTAGTAGGAAGTTGACTTCAATATTCAAAGCGCTCTACAATTTGTATGTGCAGAAAGACTGTTTTGAAAGATGGTATCTCTAATAATtctgaagagaaggaggagtAGAAGACAGCTCAGAAGCAGGATTTCTGAACAACAGGAACGTAACTAAGCTGGGattgggaaagaaaggagagcagAAAATCAGTTTCATTTTACAATGCCTCAATCAAAACTAACTCAAAAAGCAGATTTATTTCCTCTTGCTTGTATTTTTCCTGTCTATACCTGGTTAATAATAATCTTCTCTCGCCTCTCTATGGCTCCCttataaagagaaggaaaacacagaattgAGAAAAATAGCAGCCAGGTGTTCCCAAAAAAACTCTTTGCATCCAACTTCAGAAATGCGCCTCTACCAGCTGCCAGGTACACTCCACACAATTGCTTCCCTCAAAAACCCCAGAACACATTATCTGCAAACGTCTGTTAAGTGCAGTGCTACCAGTGGTTTGCATCCCTGCAAAGCATTATTTACTTATAGAACTTAAAACTAGTTTTCACAGATTCAGGCATAAAAGGAATAAGACATAAACCTAGCTATGCACcttgctttctgcagcctgACCTTATTCCTTTCACAGACAACTAGCTATCTGCTCTTTCCCTGTGAATCACACACTGTTTGAAGAAACTGTCAGGCTTCTTCAGCAAAGACGACTTCATATTAGAGCTTCGGGCCCTACTGTGATACAACACACACTGAAAtaaccacctcctctttctTAACTGAAGGATTCTCCCTGGAATCTCTCACACGCATTCCTGCCCTGTAATCATCTGTCAGGCATTTTAATAGCCAGCAACAAAATCCTTTTGAGAAGGGTATATATTTATGTTCCACTCATATGCACAATCTATAGGAACTGGGGAGGAAGAGAACAGGGAGAGAGAAACAAGAAATCCTGAATCTCATTGAGCTGTTCAAACCATTATAATCTACTTCTAGCAACACCTTGAACAGTAAATCTTAGTTCGCCCTTTTTCAAGTTGGAAtgagaacactgaaaaaatgaTGCATTCTCAACTTCAGCTACAACAACAGTAAATGtaagaaaattgttttttaaacacaaaaacttGATTTCAAGCTCCTAATTTGTGAGGGATCCCAAAAACAGGAGACTAGCTATTTTCATGAAATTAATCTGGGTTTTTACAACCTAAGACAATACAAACCAAACTTACCTAATTTAGGTAATGACAGCATgccaaaaattttatttttagtgtttcagggagaagcagctgagatacACATGAATTAATGACAAAATATACTTATCAGACAAAACAATCACCagaattacatttatttaatcATTGCTAAGGAAATAATTCTGTGGCAATGCTTAATGCACATTCCTATCCTACagatctgtgctgctgctgagtcTATAAGCAAGCAATTCAGTCCCACCCAAAAAAACCTTCgcactttttaaaatgtgaataagAACACACACCTTTATAAAAGCATGACATTTGAAACACTGTTAACCAGATTTATTCTGTAATAAGTATGCCTTACAAAAACTGCATACGTTGCCAGAATTAATTCCTTCTCCTGTCTAATTTTTGGGTTTTCTACACCTATCATCAAGACGGATGAGGCAGACTGTTTACATGGCTGTAAATTTACATTTGAGCAGCTatcctccccacccccatctCCATTCCTGCCTGCAGGGTCCATTCCCTCTCTGCCTATCCTTGAACAGGTGCCTGCACAAACAACTACTAAACCAGTTCAGCAACCTGaccatgacaaaaaaaaagatcatctTATTTGAGGACTTAACTTGGGGTGGAGAACTATCcagggcagagaaaaaaaagagtagaaatAAAAGGCTAAGTACAGCCAGCCCAACAAAAACTACTAGTTTAGTAAGCTGCTGCACACCCAAGAGACAGCTCCTTACAAAAATGAGCCACCTCTcaaaaacatttgcaaaattGGCTCTGAACAAGATTTCAGTTTAAGTAAACAACGATACTTAGCAATACCACCGCACTTACGTTTCCTGCTTGTTAATTCAAAATATTAGGATAGCAAGTTATCTGCAATGATtaaatttggaaataaaataagcaaCTCTTTTAGTCCTAGTCTGACATGacagaaaacattctttttttctggattgcTTTGGAGCCATCTATCATTCCGCTTCAAAATGACATCCTAGGAATCGTGATGAATGCTTATACGCTCACTGAAAACGTAGCTTGAAATATATCAATTCTGGATCTCATTTTGAAagacaaatgcttttaaaatgctataATTTAAGCCAAAGTGATCAGCACGCTGACAAGCTGgaatatttcaggaaaactCCAGGAGTTTTGCTGTGAAAAGTGTGGCTATGAAACAAGTAAAGCATCTAAACAGAAAAAGTTATTAAGGAACAGCCAGTTATAAGTGAGTTAGCACTGTACTGAGAGAGTACTCTGTACTCTGAGAGAGTTTGTAGAGCCAGTAGGGCTGCTACGCTACTACTGACGACCACCGCGATGCAGAAATCCTTTACAGAGCACGTTCTATTCTTAACTTTCCAAGAACTATGCTTTTACCCCCAGTTTCCAGAAAGAGGGTTTTACTCCAACAGGTGCAATCTGTGTCTCCTTGAAGACCTGTAAAACCCATTAAGTCATTTAGCGGACATCCCGGCCAGTGTCGCAAGGTGCCATGGCCTCTGAACCCCGGCCTGGGCAACCCACATCAAGGCCCCCGCTGCTGCTGAACCTTGCCAAAGGTTTCTGAGTGCAGCATCATGCCCCACTGGGCTCCGGCATCCCACGTGTTGTGGGTTCCTGTTTACCAGACCCAGCTGGACCtcactgggaggggatgggctgaaatcatacaatggtttgggttggaagggaccttaaagatcatccagattTAATCCCCTCGCCATGGGCACGCACACCTCCCAACAGACCAGGATGACCcgatccaacctggccttgaacacttccagagatagagcatccacaacttccctaggcaatttgtgccagtgcctcaccaacttaattgtgaagaatttcttcctaatatctactctaaatcttcccccccaaatttacagccattccgtctcatcctatcactacatgcctttgtaaaaagtccctccccagccttcttgtaggcccccttcaggtactggaaggtcgttataaggtctccccaaagtcttctcttctccaggctgaataacccaaattctctcaccctgtccctgtatgggagatgctccagttctctaatcatcttcatggcttcctctggacttgttccaacagctccatatccttcttacgttgacgattccagaactggacacaatagtcCACAATACTCAAATCatctccctcgacctgctggccatgcttctttcgATACAGACCAGTATATGGttgtccttctgggctgcaagcggaCGTTaccaggtcatagaatcatataatagtttgggttggaaaggaccttaaagatcatccagtaccaaccctgctgccatgggcaggaacacctcccactagattaggctgctcaacgccccatccaacctggctttgaacacttccagggatgaggcatccacgccatccctgggcaacatgttccagcgcctcacaaccctcattgtaaagaaattcctccttatgcctagtttaaatctgcccctctccactctatacccactgcccctagtcctatcactacaagcctttgtaagtagcccccccccagctttcttgtaggcccttcaggtactggaaagtcgctataaggtttcctcggagccttgtcttcttcaggctgaacaacctcaactctctcagcctgtcctcctatgggagatGCTCACGTCGACcatctcatcaaccagcacccacaagaccttctccgcagggctgttCTGAATCACATCATTCCTCCACATCCTacattgaaaccacagattacCTGGACCCAGGTACAGGACCTGCTGAACCTCGTGAGGTTGGACAGCCGGCCGCGCCTGCGGGACAGGAGACCCCGCCGGAGCCGGGCGATGCGGGGccgacaccccccccccccctcccaccccgcAGCCACTCACGAGGCGTGGGCGCCGCGCAGGGACTCGATCTGccgctgcttctgctgctggaggctggtGAGGGCCGGCAACGGGGCGGCGGGCGAGGAGGAGCCGCCGCCCTTGGCGAGGGGGAACAGCCAGTTCATCCTCCCCGCGGCGGCGGCCTCCGCGGCCCCGGCCTCGCGCATGCGCGGCGGGGCCGCacgcacccccccccccccccttcccggCTTCGTGCGTGCGCGGCGGGGCAGCGCGACCCCTCGGCTTTGCGCATGCGCAGAGCGTCAGGTGCATCCTGGCCGCGCATGCGCAAAAAAGGTACTCCCGGTCTCGCGCATGCGCCTCTCTCCCTGCCTCGTGCGTGCGCGGAGAGGCAGCAcccccgccccccaccccgggcATCGCGCATGCGAGGTGGCCCCTCCCGCGCGCCGAGCCGCGTCGCAGCCGCGCGCCCGTGACGTGCGGCCTGGGGGGGCGGAGGAGGACGGGCTGAAGCAGGGGCGGTGCGGGCGGCGATtggccgcgccgccgccgccggtcagaggtgaggggggAAAGGCCGTGGCGCGGCGATGATGTAATGGCTTTGTgtggcggggcggcgggggcagcGCTTCGTACGTTTCTGGAGGCCACCGGCGGCTCCGGCGCGTCGGGGGCCGCCGCGGGGCCCCGCCAgacccggcccggccccgcccggccGAGAGCGTGAgtgggcgcggggcggggggagcgcgGGGTGTCCGGGGCCGCCCCCGCTCGGTGCGGCCGTGCCCGAGCGGCCCCGCCGAGCCTTTGTGGGGAGCTCGGGAGCGGAGGCAGCCGGGGCGGTACCTTCCCCGTTGCACCCGTGTGGGGGCCCTTGGCGCGCTCTCCAGGCCTGAGGCGCCTAAGGAGGCGGCGGGAAGGCGGCTGGGGCGGGACTCCGAGCCTGCCGGGCGGTGTTTCCCGCCGCGTTCCGCCTCGGTGCGGCCTGCCCGAGGTGCCCGTGCCCGGGCAGGCTGCCCGCCCGAGCGGCCGCTTGGCCTCCGCGGTGTCCCCGAGCTCGGCGTGACGCTCGGAGTCACTTTGCCGCTTCGCGTTGCGCGCAGCCGTGGGATCCGCAGGAATGTTCTTCTCTAACCCGTGGGGGAGTAGCGCTTGTGGGCTCAGGTATCTCTAATGTCTCAACTAGCGTGCCTTGCTGTTCTGGCTGGGTTAGTGCAAGAAAGCTACTGGCAGAATCAACGGGTTGTAGTTTTGGGTAGTAATCTAGACTTCCCTAGCTGAAATTCACGGGGATTTGAGGAATGTGTTGtgccttgttttgtttgtttgtttggggtttttttgatgaaATTCTAAGTAATGAAGTTTAATCCTGATGCTTAAGCATATTTTTTTAGATGAGTGAAGAATGAAAACTTACTTTTGATACTTTCTCTGTCTCTTAGGCTAatcaaaaataaatcattaaagGTCCCTTTATGAAACTGACCCTCAGTCAACTGTTACTTTTGATGTATGGTATTTGAAGCCCCCCACTATGCCAGCAGCTACCGTAGACCATAGCCAAAGAATCTGTGAAGTTTGGGCATGTAACTTGGATGAAGAGATGAAGAAAATTCGTCAAGTTATACGGAAGTATAACTATGTTGCTATGGTAAGTGAGCATTTTATGTTTATCTAGCCAATTATCATAAAAGCCatgataatttcattttctgttagtAAACTAAAACTATAAACTTATTTATCCATTTTAATTGAAAGAACAATGGATTCTTAATGTTGAGTTAATGTTGCATGAACATTAGGATCCCAAATTATTACCACTTTAAAAGCTAAATTTATACAATGCTCTTCAGCTATGAAACTGCTGGAtgcttgaaaaatgttttatgaaaataagcaatatatatttttatggatGTGTTTTGTTTAAGTTTCAATTGTGTTCTTACAGGACACGGAATTTCCCGGAGTAGTTGCAAGGCCTATTGGTGAATTCAGAAGCAACGCAGACTATCAGTACCAGTTATTACGCTGCAATGTAgacttgttaaaaataattcaattgGGACTGACATTTATGAATGAGCAAGGAGAATACCCTCCAGGAACTTCAACTTggcaatttaattttaaatttaatttaacgTAAGTGTTAAATGTCTGTACTAGTAAATATGTGTTTCTGACATACTGTTACTGAAAATGTACCAATGATGGTGGCCCATAGGAGActcacgaagatgatcagagggctggagcactccCCATATGAGGACATataaggctgagagagtcgggcttgtttagcctacagaagagaaggctgcgtgaggaccttatagcagccttccagtatccAAAGGGTACCTACAAGAAAGAGGGGGAAGGGCTccttatcaaggagtgcagggataggactagtggtaacggttttaaactggaagaagGTAAATATAGAGGAGATACTATGAAGAAATTCTATACTTTAaaggttggtgaggcactggaacaggttgaccAGAAAATTTGTGGATGGCCCATACCTGAAGGtattgaaggccaggctgggtgaggctttgagcaacctgatccattGGAAGTGGgtgatcttttaaggtcccttccacatcaacctattctatgattgtgaaAGCTGTAACAACTCTACTTGTGATTGGAATACCATAGATACCTTGCAAGGAAAACTTTTGTCAGCCAAACGTGCAATTACTTCCCTCATCTCTGTGCAGTCAGTCTTACTGTTGGTAATTTGGTCAAAAATACTGAGCAATTCTAACACAGTTTTTACAAAGATGCATTTCCACTAGTGCAATAGTTAGCtctgtattttcatatataagATTTCAAAGTGCTTCTTCCTAAACTTAGTTTAACTCTTCCTAGTTGTTATAGAAGTTTTATgttgtttctttgcttgtttttaatggaaaatacaaacattaagaaaaaatttaaagctTTCCAAGTGGCTAAAAAGAAGTATGACAAATGTTATCAGCAAATTCTGAAGTGAGTGTGCTCTGtcctatttaaaataacattattcTTGTTAAAATCCTCACAATGAGTTCTAGAAAACATTCTAGATAAAATACTGTCAACTCTTTTAATACTGCAGCAGCTTCTCTTATGTCTTCAAAGCGACTTATTCCATTAAGctactgcattttaattttcttttataatggaTTGAAAGGGATTATTGATTCCACAGCATAACTGCTGTGGAggggtttttgtgtgtgtgaagtgTTGGTTGAAAAGCAAGCTGATTTTTATTGTCTGTTGGAATCAGACTGTGAACTTTTATTTCAGAATGTGATTCATATCAATGATAAATCCTTAAGTATGAACCCAGCTTTCCCAGGGAGTTGAGATACTTCTCTGCAATTCTAATTGTATCTTTAGCAGGTAGTTGACAAAGTTACTAATATCTTGatgttttttctgaagtaaaagtAATTGATTTGTTAGGTTTTCATATCACCTGAATTGAGTTTCAGTGCAAACACTTCTCAGACATAAATATGTTGAAAGCTTGAGATTTTTTTGGCAGCTGTGCTCAAAGCTGATAGTTGCAAAGCTTGATCTACCTGAGTTACAACTGCAGCCTACAAAGGAGGTTTAGAAAacagaccttttttttctgcagataaaAAGTATCCAAAGTTCTTACTAAGAAAAAACTGCTGCTCTTTCTCTtaatctttctgtttttctaaacaAGCAGTGCTGTTGTGGCTTGTCACAAATCACTTTGGTCTGAGGAATGATTTGCTcgttttagttttgtttgagGTACCTCCTGAAAGAAAAGTAAGCGCAGGTTCGATCTTTTTTGTGTCACTAAACTTACCTGGCCAAGTAAGTGCTGAGTGGAAGTTATCCGTTGTCTCAGTAGAAGGATATACTAATCCTGCTAAGCAtgggggaaagaggaggaggaatgagTTAATAACTTCTAAACTGTAACCTGGGAAGAAGAGCCTGTATTATGTATTACTAATTTTCTGAGGTTTGAAGGTTTACATAATGTCAggcaactgaaaacaaaagaaatcttcCATCCATTTATGCCAGATGCAGCTTAGTAATGTAAGGTCTAGGTAGTCACTTAACTAACTTGCTACTAGTTTGCTGGGACATTTTGTTCAAAAAGGTAAGCTGTATTAGTGCTGCATGCAACAGGCACGGGTTTTTTTACAGGGATGGAGAGATTacttatttttgtctgtttctaaACTTCCTTTTGGGAAGTGGCAGTGTGCCAAATGTTCTGCTCCTAAAGCAAAACAGCTGTTGGCTGTTCCTGGaaggtaatttttttgtatgtgGTTCCAGCCAGGTCTTGTTATAGTATGCTTTTAAAGAGCATAAATATTTCTCTACCCTAAGTATCCACCTGATCAATGCAGAGCAACAACCtagaattaaaatttctttttgtaaaatagGCATGTTTGGTATAGATTCTTTAATGTATTATGGAAAAGGACAGGTGTTGGGAAGCTGATGCCTTAAAGCTGGAGAACTAATGAGCAGCTGTGTTGGAGGGCAGAAAATGGATGGAACAACTTGAGAATGTATCTTTATGTTCTGGTGAATGATGACTTGCTATTAGGAATAAGGGATGTAAGTCTATGACTGAATCTAATAGTCAAGTTTGATTTATTGACTGtcttctctggttttttttgtcttgttttttaattgaaattgaAAAATATATACACTGAAGAGACTTTGTAGAATAGTATGTTGTGGACAGTAATAGGAATATTATCTAAGTAGAGCCACATTTgcgttttttttcatttaaccgTTCTGTCTTTGTTATGATGACATAGATTGAactttagggggaaaaaaacatcacatTCATTTAATTGCAAAATACTTAAGAGTTTACGAAAATGTTAGCGGtattaaggggaaaaaatacaggGGCAAGAGGCGGTCAAACATGACATAAAGGAGAATTTTTCCCATACATTAAATTCTAGGTCCAAAATATGGCTATTAAACAAAcaactttgactttttttggggggtgaggGGAGTTAGGCTGCCTGAATTTTAAGGATTGACTACATGGAGCAAGTATTCAATTTCCAGTTGTACCAAGTAGGAAGTTTTGATGAGCATGCatctaaatatttatataagCTTAAATCCCAAGAAATCTGTGGAAAACATTACCTACAGAACTAATAACAGCCCTGGAATATGGAGTGTACTGTTCTTAGTTCTATGATATTGACAAGAGTGCTTCAACTATTATATTTAATTTGTCACAGTTTAAGTAATGGATTTTATTTGCCAAGTACCTCCATGCATACATTCACTTTCCTCATTAGATTAACAAAAAGGAGTTCCAGGTGATTGGAAGAGGAACACGAACTATGTTTTTATGAAGGAGTCAAGAATGGAGGTTGCTGGGAGTTGTGAAATGCTTGTGAAGGTTAATAAAAGCCATGAAGAATGGATGGTTTTGTAATTAACATGGAACAAAGTCATATTAATCCAGCTCTGTGCTAGTGAATAGTGTGAAATGCATAGTGGAAAAAAAGTGTTACCAGGTTTATAATCATTaagattttgaaattttttcctttcttctgtgtttagAGAAGATATGTATGCCCAGGACTCCATTGAACTGTTAACGACATCTGGTATCCAGTTTAAAAAGCATGAAGAAGAAGGAATTGAGACACAGTACTTTGCAGAACTGCTTATGACGTCAGGGGTCGTACTGTGTGAAGGTGTCAAGTGGCTTTCCTTTCATAGGTAAATTCTTTGTGCTAATTATTTGGCTTTTCAATACTGATTATTCTAGAACTTGGATTCCATGTCTCATGTTGTGTGGTATGTCTGATAGTTTATATAGCACATATCTTGGTTGTTTAAGGCTTGGAAAACTATTTCTACTGTAATAACTATAGCAGCATTCTGTATTAGAAGACTAGAGCATATAGGGTCGTACtggtggtttttattttttgtgtttacGCAATAACCAGTAAActttaaaccagaaaaacatGAAACTCCTAAGCCAGCAGATGGCACTGTATCTTTTAGTAGCACACATGCAAGTAATAATAGTAGGCATGATAAAAGCAAACTGTTCCTAAGCAATTCTTGAGGAAATCTTGTTTGTCTCATAGGAGAGACTGCATAATTATTGGTGGAGAGTTTTCAAATACAGTTGTAAACTAGTTGTAAATCTCCTGGGTAGCTGAAAATAGTGCAGTTTAGAAGGATAGTGCTGATAAGCCTAAGTTCTACCTGTAGCAAtgaatatattatattatttattcCTCACATGAACTCATCTTCCAAGTAGAAATACAAATGTGAATGCCAAATCTCTGTGAATTTGTGGAGGTAGAAAAGATCTTTTACCAtcaataaattttaatatttagacATTTATGCAGTAGTTCTTTCATAGTTAATTATGTGTCAGAGAACTTGCACTTTTCGTAAGCAACAGTAACTTT
The window above is part of the Phaenicophaeus curvirostris isolate KB17595 chromosome 4, BPBGC_Pcur_1.0, whole genome shotgun sequence genome. Proteins encoded here:
- the CNOT7 gene encoding CCR4-NOT transcription complex subunit 7, whose protein sequence is MPAATVDHSQRICEVWACNLDEEMKKIRQVIRKYNYVAMDTEFPGVVARPIGEFRSNADYQYQLLRCNVDLLKIIQLGLTFMNEQGEYPPGTSTWQFNFKFNLTEDMYAQDSIELLTTSGIQFKKHEEEGIETQYFAELLMTSGVVLCEGVKWLSFHSGYDFGYLIKILTNSNLPEEELDFFEILRLFFPVIYDVKYLMKSCKNLKGGLQEVAEQLELERIGPQHQAGSDSLLTGMAFFKMREMFFEDHIDDAKYCGHLYGLGSGSSYVQNGTGNAYEEEANKQS